From the genome of Nicotiana sylvestris chromosome 2, ASM39365v2, whole genome shotgun sequence, one region includes:
- the LOC104219502 gene encoding uncharacterized protein yields the protein METPSSTTRRVTRSQALATANSANKIPLSKKIEESDKKAVTQSRQRTGKQSALIDITNDSPIVGLAMGNLETPSSEMSKKRTNVQAKHCTTPGSGEALLRGQVKTLLQKVEEQAVISKISLQNGPFLHLKGIVNSPMGFLAPTPANTPLMDLSVNELPVVTASPVEDKFAISQIMNEMFEEEKRGSLETEKSYITRSLLLDFSEKSEESSVCSSVVSYQGGEAESKENDDNSSIWSIQVNASTKDDEEDEEEGGLEEEEEEYDDDNYDENEEDGDLVDELCEAISKINVNAKFEGKHTRFVYNSEDEIEGVEEEDSAASPGVLHLKGLPTPKGKHLRFPEENE from the exons ATGGAGACTCCATCATCAACAACAAGAAGAGTGACAAGATCACAAGCCTTGGCTACTGCTAACAGTGCTAACAAGATCCCTCTGTCAA AGAAAATTGAAGAATCTGATAAGAAAGCAGTTACACAATCAAGACAAAGAACTGGGAAACAATCAGCATTGATTGACATAACAAATGATTCCCCAATTGTTGGCTTAGCTATGGGAAATTTGGAGACCCCATCTTCTGAGATGTCCAAGAAAAGAACTAATGTCCAAGCCAAACACTGCACTACTCCTGGATCTGGGGAAGCTTTGTTGAGGGGCCAAGTTAAGACTTTGTTGCAAAAAGTTGAAGAACAAGCCGTGATCTCGAAAATTTCATTGCAAAATGGGCCTTTTCTTCATCTCAAAGGCATTGTCAATTCTCCTATGGGTTTTCTTGCCCCAACTCCGGCAAACACTCCTCTTATGGATCTCTCTGTCAATGAGTTGCCTGTTGTTACCGCTTCCCCTGTCGAGGACAAGTTTGCCATTTCTCAG ATAATGAATGAGATGTTTGAGGAGGAAAAGCGGGGGAGTCTTGAAACTGAGAAGAGTTACATAACAAGATCTCTGCTACTTGATTTTTCTGAAAAATCAGAAGAATCATCAGTGTGTTCCTCTGTGGTGTCATACCAAGGAGGTGAGGCTGAAAGTAAAGAGAATGACGACAATTCATCTATATGGTCAATTCAAGTGAATGCAAGTACtaaagatgatgaagaagatgaggaagaaggaggacttgaagaagaagaagaagaatatgatGATGATAACTATGATGAAAATGAAGAAGATGGAGATTTAGTTGATGAACTGTGTGAAGCAATTAGCAAGATTAACGTGAATGCAAAATTTGAGGGAAAGCACACTCGTTTTGTGTACAACAGTGAAGATGAGATTGAAGGAGTTGAAGAGGAGGATTCTGCTGCTTCGCCAGGTGTCTTGCATTTGAAAGGATTGCCAACTCCAAAAGGGAAGCATCTTCGTTTCCCTGAGGAAAATGAATGA